In Geothermobacter hydrogeniphilus, the genomic window AGTTTCGATATCACACACGAACCGGTGACCAGTACGGATTTCAAGATAGTAACCATGGAGAGCAACCTCTATAACCTGGACAAGAAACTGATCTGGTCAGCCCAGGCTGAAACCGTGATCGACAAGCCGGTCGGTGAGCTGATTACCGAATTTGTCGATGAAGTCGGCAAGGATATGGCCGCCTCCGGTCTGTTCTGAGCGGTCAGGCAGGTCTGCTGTGCAAACGCCCCGTCGGGTTTTCCGGCGGGGCGTTTTTAATTCGTGCGTTCAGGCGGGATGGCGAGAGTGTTTTCCGTGGGATCAGCGCGGAGGTTGGATCATCAGATCGAGGTCTTCCAGCAGGGCCTGCAGGTCTTCTTCGTGCTCAACCTCCTGTTCGATGATCTGCAGGGCGATGTTGTAGGTGATCGGATCCTTGCCTTCGGTCAGCTTCATCAGGCGGTCATAGACGCTGATGGCGCATTGCTCGGCCTTGATGTTCTGTTCCAGGAGGGCGCGGACAAAGGGGTTGTCGGGGGCGTCGTAGCCGCAGTTGGTCCACTTGAACCAGTCTTTGGGGGTGGTCAGCGGCGTGCCGCCCAGCTGGATGATGCGGTTGGAAACCAGCTCGGCGTGTGCCAGTTCCTCGGTGGCGTGCTGCAGCAGTTCGGCGATGATGGCATCCTTCATCGGCCCCTTGGCGATCTTGGCCCCGAGCCAGTACTGGTAATAGGCCAGCCACTCGTCGGCGAAGGCCTTGTTGAGAGTTTTCAGCAGTTCATCGGCATCCAGACCGATGATTTCTCTTCCCCTGGTTCCCATGAAATCCTCCATTTTTCAAGCGGTTAGCGATTTATTGGCAGATAAATCAACTCTATCGCGAGAAGGGTGATTGTCAAATGGAGGTGAGAAAGAAGGCCTGAATCAGTGAACCCGTGATCGGCAATCAGCACAATGTTCTTCTCCGCCGTGCTGATTACACGTGCGCCGTCACGAGCGGATGATGGATGGCGCGGGGCATGGTAAAATGCACCGGTAAGCACCCCGCGCGGGCAACACTCCAACAGGAACTCACTGACTCAGGTGGAAGGAATCCAGCTCCCATGACCAAGCCCAACACCGATGCCGGTATGCCGATCGCCATCACTCTTGACCCGGGAACCTACGATCGCTGCGCCTGTGGCGGTTCGCAGAACCTGCCCTTCTGTGACGGCAGTCACTCCTCTGACGGTCCCCGGCCGATCCGCTTCAAGATCACCCGGCGGCAGAAGGTTTATCTCTGCAGCTGCGGCAAAACCGGCAATCGGCCCTTCTGTGACGGGGGCTGCGGGTTCAGTCCCGACAGCGAAAGCTGATCACTCGCAGTGTTTTCGTGCCGGCAGGCATATTGCCGCCCTGGTTCGTCCCTGGCGGGAGCCATGCGTGTAGCCGACCACCGCGAAATTCTCTGACAGCTTCCGGGCCAGCGCCTCATAGGCGGGGTTCCTGCTCCGCACGCAACTGGACAGGTGTACCACCTCGACTCCGAGCTGTTTCAGCCGCTCGATCTTTTTGTCCAGTGCCCCCCCGTCATGCGTGAAGGCGACCAGCCGGGCCTCCGGTCCGTAGGGGGCAAAGGCGTCTTCTCGTTGGAAAAAGGCGCCGAGGCAGCCCTTGCCGGTGCATTTGTCGAGGGTTGTCTTGTGGACAATGATGGCGATTTTCATTTTGTTGTCGAAAAGAAAGGGTTGTTACCCGAGCCCGATGGCAATGCCTGGCGAATAGCGTTGCGACTGCTGGCCGCCCGCCGATCCTGCAAACCTCTGGTGCGGGGTCCGGTGCTGTTCATGCGCTGTCGTCGCGGAGCTTTTCATTGCCGTTTCCCGGCCGCCAGCCCTGCCGGCCCACATGCACAATGAGAGTGCTCATGTAGCTGAGCGGGACCGGTTGCCAGGTCTCGAGATTGTCGATCAGCAGTTCGCCGTTGCCCTGCTCGATGCAGCTGACCAGTCGGGCGGAGCCGAGCAGGCCGCGTTCTTTCAGGAGCTTGCGGAGAGCGCTGATCATCCCGCCGGCCTTGTAGAGTACCAGGGTCTCGCAATGGTCCAGCGCCCCGGCAACCAGTTCCATGTCGGTGGCCGACATCAGGGTCAGGCGATCCTCCTGCAGAGTGAGGGGGACGCCGAAACGGCTGGCGCCGGTCTGAAAAGCGCTGATTCCGGGGACCACGTGAATTCGCTCCCGGGGGAGCTGTTCCGTCAGCCCCTGCATGAGGTAGGAACTGGTGGCAAAGATCAGGGGGTCGCCGAGGGTTGCCTGGACCACGGCACGTCCCTGCCGGCAATGGTCCGTCACCTGCGCGGCCAGCTCCTGCCAGCGGGCGCGGGTGGCCTGATCATTGCGCTGCATGGGATAGCTGACACAGAGCAGTTGCTGATCCCGCAGGAACGGCCGGATCGTCTCCAGGGCCAGGCTGCGATCGGCTCCCCGGGCGCGGGGAACAATCACCAGATCGGCGCTCTCGATGATCCGGGCGGCGCGCAGAGTCAGCAGGTCCGGAGCGCCGGGACCGACGCCGACGGCGTAGAAGTGCCCGGACAGGGCGGGGCTGGCTGGATTCATCCGTTGCTGGCCTCCCGGAAGTAGCGGTTGAGTTTCAGGACATTGTCGAAACTGTGCGTGTTGGCGCGGGAGAAGAGCAGTTCGTCGACCCGCAGAAACCGGGCATCAAGTCGCTTCAGCGGACCACGTTCCGCGGGCGGGAGGGGATTCTTGTTCATCGGTCCAACCTGGTAGATGTAGACATCCGGCTGCCGGGCGAGGACCGATTCCGGGTTGAAACGAACCAGTTTGCGCTGGCTCGGGGCGAGCAGAACACCTCCTGCCCGGTTGACAATGTCGGCCACGATGTGACCGCTGCCGGCAACGATGAGCGGCATGGCGGTTATTTCAAAGATCACTTTCGGCGTGGTGGTGAGCGGTCTGAGATCGGTCAGTTTCTGCCGCTGGCGGGCAATCAATCGTTTGCCGGCGGTTGGTTTGTCCAGCGTCGCCGCCAGTTCGCCGATCTGCTGCAGGATTTCATCGAGGGTGCGGGGGTGATAGGTGAAAACCGGTGCGTCGATCGCGGCTGCCATCTGCTCTGAGAAAAACCGATTGGAGGAGATAATCAACAGGTCAGGGGCGAGTGAACGGATAATCTCCAGGTTGGGATGAATGTGTGAGCCGACCTGGCGGGCGCGGGGGAATCCTTTGAGGTTCCGGGTCACTCCGACCACCTGGTCCGCCACGCCCAGTTTGAGCAGAATGTCGCCGGCGGCCGGGGCCAGCAGGACGATACGCCTGGCGGCGACAGCTTCAGTGCTGAAACAGAAAAGCAGCAGTACCAGTAGCAACTTGGACATTGTAAGTCTCCGTAAGCAGTGCGGGGGTCAGTTGCGCCCGGTGTACGTCGGCCAGCAGGCGCCCCTCTTTCAGCAGCAGAAAGCGGTCGAAAAAGCGGTGTGCGAGATTGATGTCGTGGACCGGCGCGACGATGGTTTCCGGCCGCTCTCTGAGCAGGGAAAAAATTTCCAGGGCATGGCGGATGTCGAGGCCGGCGTTCGGCTCATCGAGATAGAGCAGCGGAGCCTGCTGGTTGAGGACCCGGGCCAGCATCACCCGGCGTTTCTCTCCCCCGGAGAGCTGGTTGAACGGCCGTTCGGTGAGGTCCTCCAGGTCGAACCGGGCCAGCATCTCCGTACTCAGCTGCCGGTCCTCGGCGCTGAAGGCATTCCCCTGCCGATGGGGGAAGCGGCCGAACAGCACCACTTCGAAGACGCTGAACGGGAAGATAACGTCACTGAACTGGGGCAGCAGGGCGAACAGCCGCGCCCGCCGGATCATGGGGATTTTCTGCAGCGGCTCGTTGTCGTATCGCACCCGCCCTCCGGATGGCGGCAGCAGTCCGGCGAGCAGCTGCAGCAGGGTCGTTTTGCCGCAGCCGTTTTCTCCGAGGATGGCGACCTTCTCTCCCGGGGCGATTTGCAGCCGGTCCAGTTCCAGGGTGAACCGTCCCCGTCGGAAGTGCAGCCTGTCGACGCTCAGTTCAGCCATGCCAGAACCTTTCCCGGCGGGTCTGCAGCAGGTAGAGGAAAAACCCGCCGCCGAGCAGGGCGGTGACGATGCCGACCGGCAGTTCGGCACCGCCGGGGATGATGATGCGGGCCAGGGTGTCGGCGGCGGTCAGCAGCAGGGCGCCGAGCAGAGAGGAATAGAAGAGGTTGTGGCGCATGTCGCTGCCGAACAGGCTGCGGGCGATGTGCGGAACGATCAGGCCGACGAAGCCGATGATGCCGGTGTGGCTGACGGCGACGGCGACCAGCAGGGTGGCGATGACAAAGGCAAAGCTGCGCAACCGATGGACGTTGACGCCCAGGGTCTGAGCCGAATGTTCGTCGAGAGCCAGCAGGTTGAGCTGCAGGGCCCGGCGGGTGAACAGCAGGTAGGCGACGGCAAAAACCGTCACACAGACCAGCAGCTTTTCCCAGTCGACGACGAAAAATCCGCCCATCAACCAGAAGACGATCGAGGACAGGGAATCCTCGAAATAATACTTGGAAAAACTGATCACCGCCGAGGCGACGATGTTCATGACAATCCCGGCCAGGATCATGCTTACCGGGTTGATGAAGCCGTCCCTGCGGGCCAGGCGATAGACCAGCAGCAGCCCGCCCAGCCCGGTCAGCAGGGCAACCAGCGGCACCAGCGACAGGGGAATGCCCAGGGCGATGGCGAGGACCGCGCCCAGGGCGGCCGAGGATGCTGCCCCGGTGGTGAAACTGTCGGCCAGGGGATTTTTCAGGGTCAGCTGGTAGACGCTCCCCGACAGGCCGAGCATGGCACCGATCACGGCGCTGAACAGTACCCGCGGCAGCCGCAGTCCGAACAGGATGTCCCGTTCCACCGCCGTCAGATTGAAGGGATGGATGGTTGTCGAACCGAGCAGGCAGGAGCCGATCAGGGTCAGAACGAAGAGGAACCAGAGCAGCCGTTTCATGCCTGCACCCTGGCGACCACCCGGCCGGCGAGCAGAAACAGGCCGACCAGCATGATCAGCAGCACCGGAAACAGCCCGGTTTCGACCGCAGCCCCCGGCAGCAGGGTCGAGCGTATCAGTCGCGTTGAGTAGGTCAGCGGCGAGAGAGCGGCCAGCAGACGAACCGGAAGCGGCATCTGCGCCACCGGAAAGAAGGTGCCGGAGAGAAACATGATCGGCGTGATCAGAAAGGCGTTCATGGTCGCCTGGTCGCTGTGGTTGCGTACCAGCAGGGCGACCACCAGCCCGAGCAGGGCGAAGATGCCGAGGTGCAGCAGCAGCGCCAGCAGAAACAGTGGTCCGAAGTGCAGTTGCACACCGCACAGCAGGCTGTAGCAGGCGATGACCAGCACCGGGATCAGTCCCCTGGTGATACCGTAGCTCATCTCGCCGACCACGATTTCCCAGCGTCGGATCGGTGCCAGCAGGTATTCTTCGAACACCTTGAAGTAGAAGCGGGCGATGTTGATTTCGGTGGCGATGCCGTAACTCTGGTTCATGCTGCTCATGGTCAGCAGCCCCGGCAGCAGAAAGGCCAGGTAGCTCAATCCGTCCACCCGGGCGTTGCTGCCGATGCCGTAGCCGAAGGCGATCAGGAACAGTCCCGGTGAAACGGCAGCCGAGAGTACGGTCTTGACCAGCTTCCTGCGCAGGATCAGGATCTCCCGCAGATAGATGCCCCGGACGCCGTTCAGCATCGTGCCTCCAGCCGTTTGCCGGTCAGGCGCAGAAAGACATCTTCAAGGGTGGTCTCACGGATGCGCACCGACATCTCCAGTTGTTTCAGTCGTTCGAGGGCCGCTTCCCGGGTGGTGAAAAATTCGTTGTCCAGGGACTCTTCCCGGTAGATGTCGAGGACGAAATGACCGGCCTGCTGTTTCAGCTCGGCCGGGGTGCCTTCGGCGATAATCCGTGCCCGATCGATGATCATGACCCGGTCGGCGAGGCTGTCGGCTTCTTCGATATAGTGGGTGGTGAGAAAAACCGTACACTGCTGTTCCTGGTTGATGCGACGCAGAAAGGCCCACATGCGGCGCCGGCTGTGCGGGTCGAGGCCGACCGTCGGTTCGTCGAGAAACAGGATCGTCGGCTTATGGAGCAGGGCGCGGGCGATGACCAGTTTGCGCTTCATGCCGCCGGAGAGTTTGCCGGCCGGGGTGTCGCGTTTTTCGTTCAGGGCGGCGAAGTCGAGGCAGAAATTGATCCGTTCGCTGAGCTCCCGTCCGCCAAGGCCGAACAAACGGCCGTGAACCCGCAGGTTCTCACGGACCGTCAGTTCCTTGTCGAGGTTATTGTGCTGGGGCACGACGCCGATCATTTTTTTGACGGCCAGTCGTCCCGGGTCGAAGTCTTCTCCACGATAACGGATGTGCCCGCGATCCGGAGAGAGCAGCCCGGTCAGCAGATTGATCGTCGTGGTCTTCCCGGCACCGTTGGGGCCGAGAAAGGCGAACAATTCCCCCCGGGCGACCCGGAAGCTGATTCCGTCGACCGCGCGGGTTTTCCCGAATCGGCGGCAGAGGTCGATGACTTCGATTTCAGCTTGCATAGAAATAAAAAAAGGTCCGCACCACCCCGGCAGGGGCGTGCGGACCTTGCGTTTTTAAGATCCGGGCAGTCCACTTTCCCTGAACCCCGGGGAAGAATGTGGCGGGTTCGTTCCGGCAGGTCTTCTGGCTCGCGAATCATCCTCCGGGCCGCCTTCCCGATCGTATTGATCAGTGGCTGTCGGCCCTTCGTCCTCGCTCACAGCGGCGGGTCCGCGGGGGATTTGCACCCCTCTTCCCTATCAAGCCCCGTCGGGGCACCGGCGAACAGGTATTCTCAATGGTCCGCATTTTTAACATGAAGCAGGTGCCGCTGACAAGGCCGGTATCCCGCCGAGTTCGGGTTGTTGACTTAAGTATTCGAGATCGATAAAGTACCTGACATTGGTTTCAGGTGTCCGCTTATCGTGGATGAAAAGGGAACCCGGTGTAAATCCGGGACGGGCCCGCCGCTGTGACCGGGGACGAACGTCGCATGAGAGCCACTGATCAATGCGATCGGGAAGGCGCGACAAGTAGCTTGATCCGGAAGTCAGAAGACCTGCCTGAAACGTTGTTGATTTCCTGTGGCGCAGGCTGTCAACGGCAGCTGGATTCTGGGATACAGACAGGGAAATCCCGGATCAATTATTTTAATTGGTCCGGGATTTTTTTATTCCGGGCCGTAAACACCGGAGGTCCCTATGAAAAAGTCGGTTGTTTTTACGGTCGCCCTTGCTTTTCTTTTGTCCACCCAGATGGTTCAGGCAGCGGAGTATAAAGTTGTGCACAAAAACGGAATTGTTCTGGCAATGTTCGGCACGACGGTTGAACCGGCGCTGCAGGGGCTGCTCAACATCCGGGATAAAATGAAAAAAGCCTATCCCGAGACCCCGGTTCGTTTTGCTTTCACCTCAAACATCATCCGGAAAATCTGGCAGAAAAGGGCTGCCGATCCGGCCTACATCAAGGCCCATCCGAATATCCCGCCGGAGATTCTTCATGTCCAGGGACCGCTGGCCACCATCGCCAATTTCCAGGATGACGGCTATGACACCCTGGTGGTGCAGCCCACCCATATTGCCCCTGCCGAGGAATTTCTTGACCTGACCGCCTATGTGGATGCCCTGGCATCCATTGACACCATCAAGAAAAAATTCAAGCCGTTCAACAAACTGGTTATCGGCCGCCCCATGCTGGGAACGTTCGGGGTTGAACACCCTTATGCCGAAGATATCAAAACAGCAGTCAGGGCGATGCGGGAGGATGTGGACCGGGCAAGAAAAAATGGTGCCGCGCTGGTCTACATGGGCCATGGCAATGATCATTTTCCCTCGGGTGGCTCCTACCTGCAGTTCGAACACGAGATGAACAAGGTTTATCCCGACGTCAAAACCGTCATCGGCACGGTTGAGGGCTACCCGGCAGTCGAGCAGGTCCTGGAGACGTTGAAAAGATCAGGGGTCAAAAAGGTGGTGATCCGAGCCTTTATGATCGTTGCCGGCGATCATGCCACCAATGATATGGCCGGTCCGGAGAAGGATTCATGGAAATCCATCTTTGAAAAAGAAGGGATCGAGGTTCTTCCCTACCTGCACGGCATGGGAGAGAATGACCGGGTCGCGGATATCTTCGTCAGGCACGCTGCTGATGCTGCCGCGGATGCGGGCATTGTCCTGAAATAGAGACCGCCCGGATGCGGGATCATTTTGTTCAACCCGGCGGTTCAACATCCTGTTGAAGCTGCAGACGCCGATCAGGAGGGTAGAATCAGCGCGATCAGGTCGAACAGCGGTCCCGGATAGATGCCGAGCAACAGGATCGCCAGCAGGCAGACGCCCAGCACGGTGTGTTCACTCGCACTGCCCCGGTCGAGACAGAGATCCCGTTCACGGGCGAGAAACATGACGATCACCGGACGCAGGTAGTAGTAGAGCGAAACCAGCGAGGCGAGGATGCCGAGCAGGGCGATGCCGAGGTAGTCGGCCTTGAGGGCGGCGTGGAAGATGTTGAACTTGGCGATGAAACCGGCGGTCGGCGGGATGCCGGCCAGCGACAGCAGGAAGAAGGCCAGCGCGCTGCCGCGCCGCGGGTGGTGATAGCCGAGGCCGCGCAGATCCTTGTAGTTCTGCGGTTCCTCCCCCTGGATGGCGAAGGCGGTCAGCACTCCGAAGGCGCCGAGGTTGGAGAGGGTGTAGACCACCAGGTAGAAGATCACCGCGCTGCGGCCGGTTTCACCTCCGGCCAGCAGGCCGATGGTGACGTAGCCCATGTGGGCGACCGACGAGTAGGCGAGCATCCGCTTGATGTTGTCCTGGCGCAGGGCGCAGAGGGTGCCGAGGATGATCGAGGCGGCGGCCAGCGCCCAGAGCAGCGGTGCCAGCGCTTCCAGTCCCCGGCCGATGCCGAGCATCAGCGCCACCAGGGCGGCGAACACCGCCCCCTTGGACCCGGTCGAGAGCAGGGCCGTGATCGGTGCCGGTGCCCCCTGATAGACGTCCGGGGTCCAGAGATGGAAGGGCACCAGTGAGACCTT contains:
- a CDS encoding NADH-quinone oxidoreductase subunit N produces the protein MSGAELLALLPVLILALGATAILMAGAWWPRRNTLIGAGVAIALLAALTAGGCPPPVAEVGGMFSSGPYARFFTILWSLLAAMTLLLSPRYGRARRFPAGEYPALVLFAAAGMALLSSASSLVGLLVGLESFTLVLYILIAIDKTCPRGTEAGLKYLVMGIVATGLLSFGIALIYAATGTFHFAEMHQALLEGDRMRPLGLLGWALILCAAGFKVSLVPFHLWTPDVYQGAPAPITALLSTGSKGAVFAALVALMLGIGRGLEALAPLLWALAAASIILGTLCALRQDNIKRMLAYSSVAHMGYVTIGLLAGGETGRSAVIFYLVVYTLSNLGAFGVLTAFAIQGEEPQNYKDLRGLGYHHPRRGSALAFFLLSLAGIPPTAGFIAKFNIFHAALKADYLGIALLGILASLVSLYYYLRPVIVMFLARERDLCLDRGSASEHTVLGVCLLAILLLGIYPGPLFDLIALILPS
- a CDS encoding FecCD family ABC transporter permease gives rise to the protein MKRLLWFLFVLTLIGSCLLGSTTIHPFNLTAVERDILFGLRLPRVLFSAVIGAMLGLSGSVYQLTLKNPLADSFTTGAASSAALGAVLAIALGIPLSLVPLVALLTGLGGLLLVYRLARRDGFINPVSMILAGIVMNIVASAVISFSKYYFEDSLSSIVFWLMGGFFVVDWEKLLVCVTVFAVAYLLFTRRALQLNLLALDEHSAQTLGVNVHRLRSFAFVIATLLVAVAVSHTGIIGFVGLIVPHIARSLFGSDMRHNLFYSSLLGALLLTAADTLARIIIPGGAELPVGIVTALLGGGFFLYLLQTRRERFWHG
- the cobI gene encoding precorrin-2 C(20)-methyltransferase, giving the protein MNPASPALSGHFYAVGVGPGAPDLLTLRAARIIESADLVIVPRARGADRSLALETIRPFLRDQQLLCVSYPMQRNDQATRARWQELAAQVTDHCRQGRAVVQATLGDPLIFATSSYLMQGLTEQLPRERIHVVPGISAFQTGASRFGVPLTLQEDRLTLMSATDMELVAGALDHCETLVLYKAGGMISALRKLLKERGLLGSARLVSCIEQGNGELLIDNLETWQPVPLSYMSTLIVHVGRQGWRPGNGNEKLRDDSA
- a CDS encoding sirohydrochlorin cobaltochelatase, whose amino-acid sequence is MKKSVVFTVALAFLLSTQMVQAAEYKVVHKNGIVLAMFGTTVEPALQGLLNIRDKMKKAYPETPVRFAFTSNIIRKIWQKRAADPAYIKAHPNIPPEILHVQGPLATIANFQDDGYDTLVVQPTHIAPAEEFLDLTAYVDALASIDTIKKKFKPFNKLVIGRPMLGTFGVEHPYAEDIKTAVRAMREDVDRARKNGAALVYMGHGNDHFPSGGSYLQFEHEMNKVYPDVKTVIGTVEGYPAVEQVLETLKRSGVKKVVIRAFMIVAGDHATNDMAGPEKDSWKSIFEKEGIEVLPYLHGMGENDRVADIFVRHAADAAADAGIVLK
- a CDS encoding CGGC domain-containing protein; the encoded protein is MKIAIIVHKTTLDKCTGKGCLGAFFQREDAFAPYGPEARLVAFTHDGGALDKKIERLKQLGVEVVHLSSCVRSRNPAYEALARKLSENFAVVGYTHGSRQGRTRAAICLPARKHCE
- a CDS encoding ferritin-like domain-containing protein encodes the protein MGTRGREIIGLDADELLKTLNKAFADEWLAYYQYWLGAKIAKGPMKDAIIAELLQHATEELAHAELVSNRIIQLGGTPLTTPKDWFKWTNCGYDAPDNPFVRALLEQNIKAEQCAISVYDRLMKLTEGKDPITYNIALQIIEQEVEHEEDLQALLEDLDLMIQPPR
- a CDS encoding ABC transporter ATP-binding protein, with the protein product MAELSVDRLHFRRGRFTLELDRLQIAPGEKVAILGENGCGKTTLLQLLAGLLPPSGGRVRYDNEPLQKIPMIRRARLFALLPQFSDVIFPFSVFEVVLFGRFPHRQGNAFSAEDRQLSTEMLARFDLEDLTERPFNQLSGGEKRRVMLARVLNQQAPLLYLDEPNAGLDIRHALEIFSLLRERPETIVAPVHDINLAHRFFDRFLLLKEGRLLADVHRAQLTPALLTETYNVQVATGTAAFLFQH
- a CDS encoding ABC transporter permease, with the translated sequence MLNGVRGIYLREILILRRKLVKTVLSAAVSPGLFLIAFGYGIGSNARVDGLSYLAFLLPGLLTMSSMNQSYGIATEINIARFYFKVFEEYLLAPIRRWEIVVGEMSYGITRGLIPVLVIACYSLLCGVQLHFGPLFLLALLLHLGIFALLGLVVALLVRNHSDQATMNAFLITPIMFLSGTFFPVAQMPLPVRLLAALSPLTYSTRLIRSTLLPGAAVETGLFPVLLIMLVGLFLLAGRVVARVQA
- a CDS encoding CDGSH iron-sulfur domain-containing protein; translated protein: MTKPNTDAGMPIAITLDPGTYDRCACGGSQNLPFCDGSHSSDGPRPIRFKITRRQKVYLCSCGKTGNRPFCDGGCGFSPDSES
- a CDS encoding ABC transporter ATP-binding protein codes for the protein MQAEIEVIDLCRRFGKTRAVDGISFRVARGELFAFLGPNGAGKTTTINLLTGLLSPDRGHIRYRGEDFDPGRLAVKKMIGVVPQHNNLDKELTVRENLRVHGRLFGLGGRELSERINFCLDFAALNEKRDTPAGKLSGGMKRKLVIARALLHKPTILFLDEPTVGLDPHSRRRMWAFLRRINQEQQCTVFLTTHYIEEADSLADRVMIIDRARIIAEGTPAELKQQAGHFVLDIYREESLDNEFFTTREAALERLKQLEMSVRIRETTLEDVFLRLTGKRLEARC
- a CDS encoding ABC transporter substrate-binding protein; the protein is MSKLLLVLLLFCFSTEAVAARRIVLLAPAAGDILLKLGVADQVVGVTRNLKGFPRARQVGSHIHPNLEIIRSLAPDLLIISSNRFFSEQMAAAIDAPVFTYHPRTLDEILQQIGELAATLDKPTAGKRLIARQRQKLTDLRPLTTTPKVIFEITAMPLIVAGSGHIVADIVNRAGGVLLAPSQRKLVRFNPESVLARQPDVYIYQVGPMNKNPLPPAERGPLKRLDARFLRVDELLFSRANTHSFDNVLKLNRYFREASNG